The genomic segment TTCCTTGGACAAATCTCTAGTTTGCACCACCTTAGATCACCTTATAAATGCCTCTTTAGACATTCTATAATTACAGGTGACCAACACTCCTGCAAGGGATAATGTAGGATAACTTTCTAATATTAAACCAAAAATCATTATGGAACTATTAACTACAAAAAATCTTCTGCATCTTCCAACACTATGCAGAGAGCAGGATTGTCTAGATTTTACTCTTAAAAAATCTCCACGTTCAAATCGATAtgatgtaaggaaaaaaattcaatatttaaGCATAAAACATTCTCAACTATATATAACTAATACTTGCTATGTTACTACTCCATGGCTAAGACAACTCTGAAAAAACAGAACTCTACCTGTGTAGGAAAAAATCTTGCTCTTCCCTCCAGGGGCAGATAATCAGTATAAATAATCAGATAAAAGTCCCCCTGCTTTTCTGTGGAGGGCTGTGTGTGGTGCAGAGGGGAGGCCTGCTCAGTGCCCTTTtgtggctctgtgctgggggaaCATTTCAGCCCAGACCATCCCCAGGGAGCAAATGTCAGCAAGGACTTCCATCTGCACTACTTGGCAAGACAAggcaagaatttttttattccagtgaTGACTCAGGCCTAACTTACGCACttggaaattaaatgtttttagtTTATTGGTTACCCAGAATGAGAGCACGCCAGGGCTGCAGAAACACTGGAAGTTCGTAGGTACCAAGTACCTACGTGTGCCAAGAATTGTGTGCCAAGTACAAAAGTGTCTaatgctggaggagcagggaaataCCTTAAGATTCTTCACTTGGATGTGCAAAATTAGTGAATGTTTTCAGAACATGGCAGTGTTACTGTACTTGGACTCCTGTTCTCTGATCTGTGGCATGAGGACAACACAAACATCTGCTGAAGCATTTATGATGGATTATAGGGTCTTAGAGTAATGGGAATAGCATGTAAACATATCAAATGAAACTATTCATTATCAAAATTAGCTAGATCAGATTGAGTATGATCTATGACCACATACTGAGTAAGAAAAATACGAATGCATGTTGAATAAACAGTTCCAGCTGATCTTCATAATTTGTAGGAAAAATAGTATCCTGTCAAATGTATCTATACAGGATTCATCTAAACCAAGGATCAACaggcaattttaattttaaacttccCTTAGGTTTTCCTTCCCTTTGAAAGCTTTTTCAGTTCTGTTAATGTGTTTTGATTGAGTAAATATGCACAGGGTTTTTCAGATAGTGTAGTATGAATTACAGCCAGAATTAATTGCAGCCTTTCCCATGCTTTCAATTCAAAGTCTATATATAACCTGACTTGATTTTTCAGCACCCTCTAGAGTAAGCAGAAAGATCCAGCAGCCTTTTCTTTCATCTTAGCTGAAGTAATGCCCTTCTCTTTTTGCCATGTTGCTGGACTTCCTGATACTCTGAACCTTTAAACATATTATGGAAGTGGTAAGTTCTTAAATAAGTGTTCATATTATAAAAACAGTCCTTAAGATACTTTCGCATGAAAACcttacttcagaaaaaaaaagccaatcaAACCAGTTGTTACCTGGCAACCGGGGATAATATTTCTACTGTAAATTTACAAGCCTGTGGCTGATGTTTTACCTACTGTAACTGCAAAGGGAGTCTTTGGAAGAAGTGCTATGAGGTTTAGGCAGTTCTATGTTCATCTGTCTTACTAGAAAATCAAGTAATTGTTTACATGAGGGTGGGTCAGCTCCTTTGCCTCTCTCATGGATCATCCACGGTGCTCTCCACTGTCGGTCTTTCTTTTCAACTTTCTGTCTTTTTACACTGGTGCTTTGTATCTTGGATCCTTGAGTTGTTCCTCGTTCCTCTATCAATACTGACACTCCTTTCTGcaattttacttttattatttaGCATAATTCTCACAATTTAATGGGGTTTCCAGTAGTCTGAGCTAAATGCATGCAGCTCAAGCCTAGCCCTTGGGTCACAGACAGCTAAGTCCATAGGAGATAAATAACAAATGATGGGACCTCACTGGTgtttcccccctgtccccagcctgctctgATCTTACACTTCAGCCCAGCACAGCGCCCAGTCCCcagctgagctctccctggTGGGTTATGCCAGTGCTGTGAAAGGCAACACCGTCtcacagagctgcctgtgctcaTCAAAGTGTAATTCCAGTGCCCTCCCACAGCATGTCTGGGCTGCTTTGTTGGTGTTGCTAAAACACCAGAATTCAGCTGCAGCAAGGAACCAACAAACAGCAGTACACCAATAACTCCTAGTGGGAAGTTTATGGAAGttagttttctgtctctataacagaaaacaataaaaaaaaaaattaaaaattgaatttttaaaagagtGGTAATAAACTGCCAAGAAAAGGGTGCCATTTCCCTCTCAGTTTACACTGGTAATTCATTATTCATCACGAAGAATTAGAGAGCTTAACTGAAGGTCTCTGAGAGAAGTCTCAAACAGTACACCATAGAAATTAGGTAGCTAAGATGCTGTTGATTctttaaaagtgaaatataaTTCAGtctaaaaaaaaagcagcttgacagattttgtttttcaaagcatgttaatttgttttcaagAACAATATAAAAAGAATTGAACATGGGCTCAAAGTCTGGAAGCTACACTTGATACGgagctttttattattatcataaTTAATGTCATAATATGTTTGCTGCTGCAACCAAAAACTTTGTTAAACAGGTTGGTGATGGAGGAAGATtagttccagtgcccagcctcAGTGAAGCTGACAGATACCAACCTCTGAGCCttgtgattaaaaaaagaaaatgttcactttcaaaaaaatctaaatttgcTTCAACACCTTTCACATTAAAAGATATTCTTCAAGGGGAGAAGGAAATTTCTGCAGGTaagatttttatctttcttgAAAAATGGATATTTTCTAGTAAATACATAGTAAACATGGTTTAAACTGTGCAGGTAGTATGATGTTTCCTCAGTAAATGGccaataatatttttcttgccttgtcacgttataaatattttttttagaagtacaaatcaaaatgaaaaaaaaaaaaaggactttctGGAAAAAGAGTGATTGAAGTAATTTATACTAAAAGCCTTGATATTTTCTGAAACTAGTATTAAACAAATTGACTTAAGCTTTGTTTTTTCACAAACCACAAATTCTTGACAGATGTACTGATGTATGTTGATTAATTGCTGCATAGAATTTGTTTAGAATTGTACCCCTTTTTCTGTATACTTATTTTCAGGTGTGTAAGAATGGCCTCAGTTCTGCAGCTCTTCCATGCTGGCAGTCCCTGGTGCTGAACTGAGCTCTGCATGGGCAGAAGCATTTGAAAACAGCTATTATATCTGACTGATGTAATTGGATTTTCATAGGACTTTTTCCATGTTTGCAACCTTTGTGGTGTATTTAAAGAgcttaattgtttttaaattgcCTTTTCTATGCAATAGAGTAAAATCTGAGGAGATTCTATGAGAATTATGAGGTGCAAAATTGAACTATTCTATTTCTTCCTGTGCACACTTGGAAAAGTGTGTAATTCATGTCTATGTGCTCtgttttctcaaaacagtttcattcctttatttttttttaagatgtcaATTctgacaaaattatttattatattaattgcACAACAAATGCACAAGTTGAAAACTCTACTGAGACAAATTAGTACGAGCACAGGAAGACAGAAATACCACTTGATCCCACAAGAGGGGATTTCAGGACACAAACATGATAAGAAAAATTTTAATCCTATGTCTTACATTCAGGAGAATTCAGCCGTCTTGTcctgaatgaaaaaaatccaaaaatctcatttaaaaagTCTGAGAAAAAGGTtgcaaaatctcattaaaaagtCTCACAAAACCTTACTAGTCTTTTCTGTAAAGGTTAAATTTCATACGCAAAAATTATTGTCCTTTAACGTAAGCAAAGAGGTTTGTAattgaatttccttttttatgtgACAAAGACAAGCATTTCCAATCCTTCTGGAATTAtgaaaattatatgaaaattcTTGTtggttaaaaataaacacaaagaggATTCAGAATAGGTGACTTCATAATGTCAGTTTATCCTAATATCTTCAaaggattaaaaacaaaaaaaggagtaaaCCCCAGATTCATAGATGTATTTGGACATCTAATCCCTGTGTTCATTTTAAATTGGTAACCAATGCATTCTAGTATTTTTTCTGTTAGTGTAATggaaatttatttgaaattataaagacatttttttagAGGTGCTTTGGTACCTACCTTTTGATTGTACAATAATTGAATGCAAACTTTCAAGCAAGTTAGAATTAATCTGTTCTTTTCCTACAAAATAAACTGACATAGTCCCTGGGCAGAGTTAGTGTTACTGGCACACCCATGTCTCATTCATGTATTgcaaaaattatgaaaaattagGGTCTTTGTATGGCATCTAGACAAAATTCAGAATTCCCTAATATTTTTTATACAGTGGCTTTCATTTTATTCCTAGTTTTCATATTCTGTGTGGCCTCCACTGAGACATTTTGGGTTTCAGAGCCTCTGTCATAAAAGCCAGAACACACTACATGTGTAGTTTATATGTACCAGCATCATGGTTACAGGTAGAAGTACTTGAGGAGAATAATGATGAACacagaaatttgaaaataactCTAGTCAAATGCAGGACTCCTATGTACTCTTTCCATCAATCATCAGTAGCAACATCAATAAACAGGAGCTCAATGTAGCTCTGAATTTCATATCATTATGAATTTCAAATGATTATGCACCTAGGAACAGTACCATTTATTCTTGCTATGTGAAAATGCTGTGTTCAGACTTTTCATCACACAAAGGATATCTTCTTTTACTCAGGTGTCTCATCTTATCAGTTGCTCAACTATGAAGACAAATCAGATGTTTCACTTAATGGCAGAAGAGGAAATCAGATAATGAACGATGTTGGTTTTGATGTTGCTGGATCAGATTCTGTTGCCTTTAAAGCTTCGTTTGGCATAGTGACCAAACACGAAGTTGAAGTACCAACATTACTAAAAGAACTTACTACAAGGTTGTATTCTGTGTTTTGGTATCTGTTTCCATAATTCTGTTTCATACAGTTAGGTTGAAAGTCTGAAGTGGTTaggttttgattatttttagtCACCGTCTGATATTTTCAAGGGTATCAGGCTGGATCACTGGGATTAGACACATGACCTGTATCTAATACAGGCTGTACAAGTTTTCTGAATCCTTGAATTATGGTGCAtgtctgaggagaaaaaaaaaaaaaaaaattcagtgaaagaGTCCATCCAAACTCCTATCTGTGTTATACCATAGTACTGAAAATTTGAAATCTACTTTGAATAACTTTACCCAACTTCAGGTTTCAGAAATAGGATTTCTTTGTCTTTGATGAACTAGAGAGACATATATATTGTTGCCATTGTAGATACTTTGAGGTTTTATGAAGCTATTACACAGCCTTTTctgcaaaaatcaaaataggtttatcttcttgaatttttcatAACCTTCTGTGACTTTTCTTTAAATCCAGTCTTTTACCAGCATTCTCATTCAGTTGTGGACACTGAAAATGAACTTGGTGTTGCTGTGGTGCTAGCACAGATGTCAAACATGCTGTGACTAATTCTAggtggaattatttttttatatttcaaagaTTGTCCCTTTGTAACAATGTCATCCCAGTGAATCCCAGCAGTAAATTATTAACTACGCATTATGCAACATTTGGCAATTACAAATATATATTGTTACCTTGTTGTTTTTTACCAAGAAGTGCATGTCATTTTGTATCTGCAACCTCTCCTTCCATATCTACCTTTTCCTAGTTTATTTGTAACTTCCAAGCATTATCATTAATAACTGAGGCTGAGGAAAGAGTATCTAGGCTTCTGAAAAAAAGATTCAGTTATAGAAATGTCACTGTTTGTATAAATTCTTCTACAAACACTTGTTTCATGATTGTTTAGTATTGTTTATAAGTGatataggattttttttcagttaatggCACTAAAACCAGAGTCAGGTGGACAGGCTTTGAATTTTTCAGGGTGTCACAGATGTCCTCTCTAACATCTGTACAATACCGTCTTTCTTTGAATGTTTTAGTTCTTCTGttcccaaacactgaaaaccaGTATTAAGTTTCCAGATATCTCCTTGGTCAGTTGTTTTACTGCTATGAAACAGACATTATGGTGATTTATTTACTGATTTAAAGTTAGCTGCTTTGTAAACTGCTAATTATGTCTGAATTTCCTTCCTGCCTCTTGactttagaaaaataaactttgatCATTGTCTAGTCCATCAATCAAGAAAAAGTAGGATGGAAATTTTGTGTGTGGTCATGGAAAGTATTCGAACTACAAGGCAGTGCTCATTAACTGTCCATACTGGAATGCGTGGAGAGACAATGAGGGTAAATATGTTTGACAAAGTTCTGTAACACCAATGATCAAGCATAAAAAgctaatttttataaattttatggtttgatttaattgtatttttataatgtaagctcagaaaaaatctgaagtaAATCAATATTGTACTGATGTAAAGTGGTTTAGAAGTCGGTCTTTTGTTAGCAGTGCTTGTGTGACTGAGGGATGGGAAATGCATGAAGGG from the Poecile atricapillus isolate bPoeAtr1 chromosome 5, bPoeAtr1.hap1, whole genome shotgun sequence genome contains:
- the PJVK gene encoding pejvakin, producing the protein MFAAATKNFVKQVGDGGRLVPVPSLSEADRYQPLSLVIKKRKCSLSKKSKFASTPFTLKDILQGEKEISAGVSSYQLLNYEDKSDVSLNGRRGNQIMNDVGFDVAGSDSVAFKASFGIVTKHEVEVPTLLKELTTRKINFDHCLVHQSRKSRMEILCVVMESIRTTRQCSLTVHTGMRGETMRFHIIEDQNCKGRDKAIVFPAHTTIAFSVFELYIHLDGNFELCVTPIAKGGFEREKSGSSSLTKLRRLKNNLFHRNKGVVEIVANSDPYLEDLFADYYEKAASMTDLSTSYLRDGSHIRMNLLNNNIPKGPCVLCGMGSSKRETVYGCLECSFNGHKYVRLHAVPCFDLWHKRIK